One window of the Trifolium pratense cultivar HEN17-A07 linkage group LG2, ARS_RC_1.1, whole genome shotgun sequence genome contains the following:
- the LOC123908098 gene encoding linoleate 13S-lipoxygenase 2-1, chloroplastic-like isoform X5: MKSSLPLISTKVVSPCIVMTTTKSHHNVKALVTMKTLLLKKPLDVHSLFITNNASSSSYIWRKLDTYSFHKNNSTYNLFLKSSLPLSKKVISPCIVMATTKSHHNVKALVSVKKSDDGLLKNLVTGIVGNNHLVLELVSSELDPNSKGETIKGKAHEIEKTKDNVLYEATFELPTNFGNVGAVLVENEHNKEIFLKNIVLDGFPDGPVHLNCQSWIQPKHDTHTKRVFFTNKMYLPSQTPSGLRKLRENELIELRGNGEGERKSSDRIYDYDVYNDLGDPDTNIALKRPVLGGSKQYPYPRRCRTGRKHSNTESSYEKRELSSFYVPRDEAFAEIKETQFDTTTASSGVKTILESLDTILTDIDLGFVSFEDIDTLYKEGFQLPSSLDSNNLTLLQKVIPMLIKVANDSQNLLRFDTPEALKRDKFFWLSDEEFARETLAGANPNSIQLVKEWPLRSKLESQIYGSPESAITREVVESQIIGYTTVEEVIQEKKLFMLDYHDLYLPYVSKVRELKNTTLYGSRTLFFLTKQGTLKPLVIELTRPIIGDKPQWKQIFTPAASDSTNLWLWRLAKTHVLAHDIGYHELINHWLRTHCVVEPFVIATNRQLSTMHPIYKLLHPHLRYTLEINSLAREILISANGVIEDTFFPKKYSMELSSVAYDKLWQFDLQGLPNDLINRGMAVEDSNAQHGLKLAIEDYPFANDGLLIWDAIKQWVTDYVNHYYPSPSIIESDQELQAWWTEVRTKGHSDKSEEPWWPNLKTQKDLVDIITTIAWIASAHHSATNFAQYAYGGYFPNRPTIARNNMPTEDPTKEEWEKFVNKPEQTLLECFPSQIQATLVMTILNILSYHSPDEEYLGQLIEPSWAENPTIKVAFEKFNGRLKEIEGIIDSRNANSNLKNRNGAGIVPYELMKPFSGPGITGKGVPYSISI; this comes from the exons ATGAAATCTTCTCTGCCTCTAATTAGTACAAAAGTGGTTTCTCCTTGCATTGTGATGACAACAACCAAATCTCATCATAATGTGAAAGCTTTAGTGACTATGAAGACATTATTATTAAAGAAACCACTAGATGTCCATTCATTATTCATCACTAACAATGCATCTTCCTCTTCCTATATATGGAGGAAATTAGACACCTATAGTTTCCACAAAAACAATAGTACTTATAATTTGTTCTTGAAATCTTCTCTGCCTCTAAGTAAGAAAGTTATTTCTCCTTGCATTGTGATGGCAACAACCAAATCTCATCATAATGTGAAAGCTTTAGTGAGTGTGAAGAAAAGTGATGATGGTCTCCTAAAGAATCTTGTTACTGGTATTGTTGGTAACAATCACTTGGTTTTGGAGCTGGTCAGCTCTGAACTTGATCCAA ACTCAAAGGGAGAAACAATAAAAGGAAAAGCACAcgaaatagagaaaacaaagGACAATGTGCTATATGAAGCAACATTTGAGTTACCAACAAATTTCGGAAACGTGGGTGCTGTTTTGGTTGAAAATGAACACAATAAAGAGATATTTCTAAAGAACATAGTCCTTGATGGTTTCCCTGATGGACCTGTCCACCTTAATTGTCAATCATGGATTCAACCCAAGCATGATACTCATACAAAGAGAGTCTTCTTCACTAATAAG ATGTATTTGCCATCACAAACACCAAGTGGATTAAGAAAGCTGAGAGAAAATGAGTTAATAGAACTAAGAGGAAATGGTGAAGGAGAAAGAAAAAGTTCAGACAGAATCTATGACTATGATGTCTATAATGATCTTGGTGATCCTGACACCAACATTGCCCTCAAAAGACCTGTTCTTGGTGGCTCTAAACAATATCCTTATCCAAGACGCTGTCGCACTGGTCGAAAACATTCAAATACAG AATCATCATATGAAAAGCGAGAGTTGAGTAGTTTCTATGTTCCTCGCGATGAGGCTTTTGCTGAGATAAAGGAGACACAATTCGACACAACCACAGCATCCTCGGGAGTAAAAACAATTCTAGAATCCTTGGATACAATTCTAACTGACATAGATCTTGGATTTGTTAGCTTTGAAGACATAGACACACTTTACAAAGAAGGATTTCAATTACCATCATCCCTTGACTCCAATAATTTAACATTGCTCCAAAAAGTCATTCCCATGTTGATCAAGGTTGCTAATGACAGCCAAAACCTTTTGCGCTTCGATACACCAGAAGCACTTAAAA GAGACAAATTCTTTTGGCTATCAGATGAGGAATTTGCAAGGGAGACTTTGGCAGGGGCCAACCCAAATAGCATCCAATTAGTCAAG GAATGGCCTCTAAGAAGTAAACTAGAATCACAAATTTATGGTTCACCAGAATCAGCTATCACAAGAGAAGTCGTCGAGTCGCAGATAATTGGTTATACAACAGTTGAAGAG GTCATTcaagaaaagaaattatttatgttaGACTACCATGATTTGTATTTACCATATGTAAGCAAAGTGAGGGAATTGAAGAATACTACACTGTATGGATCAAGAACATTGTTCTTCCTCACAAAACAAGGCACATTAAAGCCACTAGTTATTGAGCTCACTAGACCAATTATTGGTGACAAACCACAATGGAAACAAATCTTCACACCTGCTGCTTCTGATTCTACCAATCTTTGGCTTTGGAGGCTTGCCAAAACACATGTTCTTGCCCATGATATTGGTTACCATGAACTTATAAACCATTG GTTAAGGACTCATTGTGTTGTAGAACCTTTTGTCATTGCCACAAATAGACAACTTAGCACCATGCATCCAATTTATAAATTACTTCATCCACATCTCAGATATACCTTGGAGATTAATTCACTAGCACGTGAGATTCTTATTAGTGCTAATGGTGTCATTGAAGACACGTTCTTTCCTAAAAAGTATTCAATGGAATTAAGCTCTGTGGCATATGATAAGCTTTGGCAATTTGATTTGCAGGGACTACCAAATGATCTTATCAATAG aggaatGGCTGTGGAAGATTCTAATGCACAACATGGCCTTAAGCTAGCAATTGAAGACTACCCTTTTGCCAATGATGGTCTTCTCATATGGGATGCTATTAAACAATGGGTGACAGATTATGTCAACCATTACTATCCAAGTCCAAGTATCATAGAATCTGATCAAGAGCTTCAAGCATGGTGGACAGAAGTTCGAACAAAGGGTCACAGCGACAAATCTGAAGAACCATGGTGGCCAAATCTCAAAACACAAAAAGATCTTGTTGATATCATCACAACTATAGCTTGGATAGCATCTGCTCACCATTCAGCTACAAACTTTGCACAATATGCATATGGAGGCTATTTTCCTAATAGACCAACAATTGCTAGAAACAATATGCCTACAGAAGACCCTACAAAGGAAGAATGGGAAAAATTTGTGAACAAACCTGAGCAAACACTTTTGGAGTGTTTTCCTTCTCAAATTCAAGCAACCTTAGTGATGACAATTTTGAACATATTGTCATATCATTCACCAGATGAAGAGTACTTAGGGCAACTCATTGAGCCATCATGGGCTGAGAATCCAACTATAAAGGTAGCCTTTGAAAAGTTTAATGGGAGATTGAAGGAAATTGAAGGTATTATAGATTCAAGGAATGCGAatagtaatttgaaaaataggAATGGAGCAGGGATAGTGCCTTATGAGCTAATGAAACCATTTTCAGGACCTGGAATCACTGGAAAGGGAGTTCCATATAGTATATCTATATAG
- the LOC123908098 gene encoding linoleate 13S-lipoxygenase 2-1, chloroplastic-like isoform X8 codes for MKSSLPLISTKVVSPCIVMTTTKSHHNVKALVTMKTLLLKKPLDVHSLFITNNASSSSYIWRKLDTYSFHKNNSTYNLFLKSSLPLSKKVISPCIVMATTKSHHNVKALVSVKKSDDGLLKNLVTGIVGNNHLVLELVSSELDPNSKGETIKGKAHEIEKTKDNVLYEATFELPTNFGNVGAVLVENEHNKEIFLKNIVLDGFPDGPVHLNCQSWIQPKHDTHTKRVFFTNKMYLPSQTPSGLRKLRENELIELRGNGEGERKSSDRIYDYDVYNDLGDPDTNIALKRPVLGGSKQYPYPRRCRTGRKHSNTGDKFFWLSDEEFARETLAGANPNSIQLVKEWPLRSKLESQIYGSPESAITREVVESQIIGYTTVEEVIQEKKLFMLDYHDLYLPYVSKVRELKNTTLYGSRTLFFLTKQGTLKPLVIELTRPIIGDKPQWKQIFTPAASDSTNLWLWRLAKTHVLAHDIGYHELINHWLRTHCVVEPFVIATNRQLSTMHPIYKLLHPHLRYTLEINSLAREILISANGVIEDTFFPKKYSMELSSVAYDKLWQFDLQGLPNDLINRGMAVEDSNAQHGLKLAIEDYPFANDGLLIWDAIKQWVTDYVNHYYPSPSIIESDQELQAWWTEVRTKGHSDKSEEPWWPNLKTQKDLVDIITTIAWIASAHHSATNFAQYAYGGYFPNRPTIARNNMPTEDPTKEEWEKFVNKPEQTLLECFPSQIQATLVMTILNILSYHSPDEEYLGQLIEPSWAENPTIKVAFEKFNGRLKEIEGIIDSRNANSNLKNRNGAGIVPYELMKPFSGPGITGKGVPYSISI; via the exons ATGAAATCTTCTCTGCCTCTAATTAGTACAAAAGTGGTTTCTCCTTGCATTGTGATGACAACAACCAAATCTCATCATAATGTGAAAGCTTTAGTGACTATGAAGACATTATTATTAAAGAAACCACTAGATGTCCATTCATTATTCATCACTAACAATGCATCTTCCTCTTCCTATATATGGAGGAAATTAGACACCTATAGTTTCCACAAAAACAATAGTACTTATAATTTGTTCTTGAAATCTTCTCTGCCTCTAAGTAAGAAAGTTATTTCTCCTTGCATTGTGATGGCAACAACCAAATCTCATCATAATGTGAAAGCTTTAGTGAGTGTGAAGAAAAGTGATGATGGTCTCCTAAAGAATCTTGTTACTGGTATTGTTGGTAACAATCACTTGGTTTTGGAGCTGGTCAGCTCTGAACTTGATCCAA ACTCAAAGGGAGAAACAATAAAAGGAAAAGCACAcgaaatagagaaaacaaagGACAATGTGCTATATGAAGCAACATTTGAGTTACCAACAAATTTCGGAAACGTGGGTGCTGTTTTGGTTGAAAATGAACACAATAAAGAGATATTTCTAAAGAACATAGTCCTTGATGGTTTCCCTGATGGACCTGTCCACCTTAATTGTCAATCATGGATTCAACCCAAGCATGATACTCATACAAAGAGAGTCTTCTTCACTAATAAG ATGTATTTGCCATCACAAACACCAAGTGGATTAAGAAAGCTGAGAGAAAATGAGTTAATAGAACTAAGAGGAAATGGTGAAGGAGAAAGAAAAAGTTCAGACAGAATCTATGACTATGATGTCTATAATGATCTTGGTGATCCTGACACCAACATTGCCCTCAAAAGACCTGTTCTTGGTGGCTCTAAACAATATCCTTATCCAAGACGCTGTCGCACTGGTCGAAAACATTCAAATACAG GAGACAAATTCTTTTGGCTATCAGATGAGGAATTTGCAAGGGAGACTTTGGCAGGGGCCAACCCAAATAGCATCCAATTAGTCAAG GAATGGCCTCTAAGAAGTAAACTAGAATCACAAATTTATGGTTCACCAGAATCAGCTATCACAAGAGAAGTCGTCGAGTCGCAGATAATTGGTTATACAACAGTTGAAGAG GTCATTcaagaaaagaaattatttatgttaGACTACCATGATTTGTATTTACCATATGTAAGCAAAGTGAGGGAATTGAAGAATACTACACTGTATGGATCAAGAACATTGTTCTTCCTCACAAAACAAGGCACATTAAAGCCACTAGTTATTGAGCTCACTAGACCAATTATTGGTGACAAACCACAATGGAAACAAATCTTCACACCTGCTGCTTCTGATTCTACCAATCTTTGGCTTTGGAGGCTTGCCAAAACACATGTTCTTGCCCATGATATTGGTTACCATGAACTTATAAACCATTG GTTAAGGACTCATTGTGTTGTAGAACCTTTTGTCATTGCCACAAATAGACAACTTAGCACCATGCATCCAATTTATAAATTACTTCATCCACATCTCAGATATACCTTGGAGATTAATTCACTAGCACGTGAGATTCTTATTAGTGCTAATGGTGTCATTGAAGACACGTTCTTTCCTAAAAAGTATTCAATGGAATTAAGCTCTGTGGCATATGATAAGCTTTGGCAATTTGATTTGCAGGGACTACCAAATGATCTTATCAATAG aggaatGGCTGTGGAAGATTCTAATGCACAACATGGCCTTAAGCTAGCAATTGAAGACTACCCTTTTGCCAATGATGGTCTTCTCATATGGGATGCTATTAAACAATGGGTGACAGATTATGTCAACCATTACTATCCAAGTCCAAGTATCATAGAATCTGATCAAGAGCTTCAAGCATGGTGGACAGAAGTTCGAACAAAGGGTCACAGCGACAAATCTGAAGAACCATGGTGGCCAAATCTCAAAACACAAAAAGATCTTGTTGATATCATCACAACTATAGCTTGGATAGCATCTGCTCACCATTCAGCTACAAACTTTGCACAATATGCATATGGAGGCTATTTTCCTAATAGACCAACAATTGCTAGAAACAATATGCCTACAGAAGACCCTACAAAGGAAGAATGGGAAAAATTTGTGAACAAACCTGAGCAAACACTTTTGGAGTGTTTTCCTTCTCAAATTCAAGCAACCTTAGTGATGACAATTTTGAACATATTGTCATATCATTCACCAGATGAAGAGTACTTAGGGCAACTCATTGAGCCATCATGGGCTGAGAATCCAACTATAAAGGTAGCCTTTGAAAAGTTTAATGGGAGATTGAAGGAAATTGAAGGTATTATAGATTCAAGGAATGCGAatagtaatttgaaaaataggAATGGAGCAGGGATAGTGCCTTATGAGCTAATGAAACCATTTTCAGGACCTGGAATCACTGGAAAGGGAGTTCCATATAGTATATCTATATAG
- the LOC123908098 gene encoding linoleate 13S-lipoxygenase 2-1, chloroplastic-like isoform X7 yields MKSSLPLISTKVVSPCIVMTTTKSHHNVKALVTMKTLLLKKPLDVHSLFITNNASSSSYIWRKLDTYSFHKNNSTYNLFLKSSLPLSKKVISPCIVMATTKSHHNVKALVSVKKSDDGLLKNLVTGIVGNNHLVLELVSSELDPKADSKGETIKGKAHEIEKTKDNVLYEATFELPTNFGNVGAVLVENEHNKEIFLKNIVLDGFPDGPVHLNCQSWIQPKHDTHTKRVFFTNKMYLPSQTPSGLRKLRENELIELRGNGEGERKSSDRIYDYDVYNDLGDPDTNIALKRPVLGGSKQYPYPRRCRTGRKHSNTGDKFFWLSDEEFARETLAGANPNSIQLVKEWPLRSKLESQIYGSPESAITREVVESQIIGYTTVEEVIQEKKLFMLDYHDLYLPYVSKVRELKNTTLYGSRTLFFLTKQGTLKPLVIELTRPIIGDKPQWKQIFTPAASDSTNLWLWRLAKTHVLAHDIGYHELINHWLRTHCVVEPFVIATNRQLSTMHPIYKLLHPHLRYTLEINSLAREILISANGVIEDTFFPKKYSMELSSVAYDKLWQFDLQGLPNDLINRGMAVEDSNAQHGLKLAIEDYPFANDGLLIWDAIKQWVTDYVNHYYPSPSIIESDQELQAWWTEVRTKGHSDKSEEPWWPNLKTQKDLVDIITTIAWIASAHHSATNFAQYAYGGYFPNRPTIARNNMPTEDPTKEEWEKFVNKPEQTLLECFPSQIQATLVMTILNILSYHSPDEEYLGQLIEPSWAENPTIKVAFEKFNGRLKEIEGIIDSRNANSNLKNRNGAGIVPYELMKPFSGPGITGKGVPYSISI; encoded by the exons ATGAAATCTTCTCTGCCTCTAATTAGTACAAAAGTGGTTTCTCCTTGCATTGTGATGACAACAACCAAATCTCATCATAATGTGAAAGCTTTAGTGACTATGAAGACATTATTATTAAAGAAACCACTAGATGTCCATTCATTATTCATCACTAACAATGCATCTTCCTCTTCCTATATATGGAGGAAATTAGACACCTATAGTTTCCACAAAAACAATAGTACTTATAATTTGTTCTTGAAATCTTCTCTGCCTCTAAGTAAGAAAGTTATTTCTCCTTGCATTGTGATGGCAACAACCAAATCTCATCATAATGTGAAAGCTTTAGTGAGTGTGAAGAAAAGTGATGATGGTCTCCTAAAGAATCTTGTTACTGGTATTGTTGGTAACAATCACTTGGTTTTGGAGCTGGTCAGCTCTGAACTTGATCCAA aAGCAGACTCAAAGGGAGAAACAATAAAAGGAAAAGCACAcgaaatagagaaaacaaagGACAATGTGCTATATGAAGCAACATTTGAGTTACCAACAAATTTCGGAAACGTGGGTGCTGTTTTGGTTGAAAATGAACACAATAAAGAGATATTTCTAAAGAACATAGTCCTTGATGGTTTCCCTGATGGACCTGTCCACCTTAATTGTCAATCATGGATTCAACCCAAGCATGATACTCATACAAAGAGAGTCTTCTTCACTAATAAG ATGTATTTGCCATCACAAACACCAAGTGGATTAAGAAAGCTGAGAGAAAATGAGTTAATAGAACTAAGAGGAAATGGTGAAGGAGAAAGAAAAAGTTCAGACAGAATCTATGACTATGATGTCTATAATGATCTTGGTGATCCTGACACCAACATTGCCCTCAAAAGACCTGTTCTTGGTGGCTCTAAACAATATCCTTATCCAAGACGCTGTCGCACTGGTCGAAAACATTCAAATACAG GAGACAAATTCTTTTGGCTATCAGATGAGGAATTTGCAAGGGAGACTTTGGCAGGGGCCAACCCAAATAGCATCCAATTAGTCAAG GAATGGCCTCTAAGAAGTAAACTAGAATCACAAATTTATGGTTCACCAGAATCAGCTATCACAAGAGAAGTCGTCGAGTCGCAGATAATTGGTTATACAACAGTTGAAGAG GTCATTcaagaaaagaaattatttatgttaGACTACCATGATTTGTATTTACCATATGTAAGCAAAGTGAGGGAATTGAAGAATACTACACTGTATGGATCAAGAACATTGTTCTTCCTCACAAAACAAGGCACATTAAAGCCACTAGTTATTGAGCTCACTAGACCAATTATTGGTGACAAACCACAATGGAAACAAATCTTCACACCTGCTGCTTCTGATTCTACCAATCTTTGGCTTTGGAGGCTTGCCAAAACACATGTTCTTGCCCATGATATTGGTTACCATGAACTTATAAACCATTG GTTAAGGACTCATTGTGTTGTAGAACCTTTTGTCATTGCCACAAATAGACAACTTAGCACCATGCATCCAATTTATAAATTACTTCATCCACATCTCAGATATACCTTGGAGATTAATTCACTAGCACGTGAGATTCTTATTAGTGCTAATGGTGTCATTGAAGACACGTTCTTTCCTAAAAAGTATTCAATGGAATTAAGCTCTGTGGCATATGATAAGCTTTGGCAATTTGATTTGCAGGGACTACCAAATGATCTTATCAATAG aggaatGGCTGTGGAAGATTCTAATGCACAACATGGCCTTAAGCTAGCAATTGAAGACTACCCTTTTGCCAATGATGGTCTTCTCATATGGGATGCTATTAAACAATGGGTGACAGATTATGTCAACCATTACTATCCAAGTCCAAGTATCATAGAATCTGATCAAGAGCTTCAAGCATGGTGGACAGAAGTTCGAACAAAGGGTCACAGCGACAAATCTGAAGAACCATGGTGGCCAAATCTCAAAACACAAAAAGATCTTGTTGATATCATCACAACTATAGCTTGGATAGCATCTGCTCACCATTCAGCTACAAACTTTGCACAATATGCATATGGAGGCTATTTTCCTAATAGACCAACAATTGCTAGAAACAATATGCCTACAGAAGACCCTACAAAGGAAGAATGGGAAAAATTTGTGAACAAACCTGAGCAAACACTTTTGGAGTGTTTTCCTTCTCAAATTCAAGCAACCTTAGTGATGACAATTTTGAACATATTGTCATATCATTCACCAGATGAAGAGTACTTAGGGCAACTCATTGAGCCATCATGGGCTGAGAATCCAACTATAAAGGTAGCCTTTGAAAAGTTTAATGGGAGATTGAAGGAAATTGAAGGTATTATAGATTCAAGGAATGCGAatagtaatttgaaaaataggAATGGAGCAGGGATAGTGCCTTATGAGCTAATGAAACCATTTTCAGGACCTGGAATCACTGGAAAGGGAGTTCCATATAGTATATCTATATAG
- the LOC123908098 gene encoding linoleate 13S-lipoxygenase 2-1, chloroplastic-like isoform X4 — MKSSLPLISTKVVSPCIVMTTTKSHHNVKALVTMKTLLLKKPLDVHSLFITNNASSSSYIWRKLDTYSFHKNNSTYNLFLKSSLPLSKKVISPCIVMATTKSHHNVKALVSVKKSDDGLLKNLVTGIVGNNHLVLELVSSELDPKADSKGETIKGKAHEIEKTKDNVLYEATFELPTNFGNVGAVLVENEHNKEIFLKNIVLDGFPDGPVHLNCQSWIQPKHDTHTKRVFFTNKMYLPSQTPSGLRKLRENELIELRGNGEGERKSSDRIYDYDVYNDLGDPDTNIALKRPVLGGSKQYPYPRRCRTGRKHSNTESSYEKRELSSFYVPRDEAFAEIKETQFDTTTASSGVKTILESLDTILTDIDLGFVSFEDIDTLYKEGFQLPSSLDSNNLTLLQKVIPMLIKVANDSQNLLRFDTPEALKRDKFFWLSDEEFARETLAGANPNSIQLVKEWPLRSKLESQIYGSPESAITREVVESQIIGYTTVEEVIQEKKLFMLDYHDLYLPYVSKVRELKNTTLYGSRTLFFLTKQGTLKPLVIELTRPIIGDKPQWKQIFTPAASDSTNLWLWRLAKTHVLAHDIGYHELINHWLRTHCVVEPFVIATNRQLSTMHPIYKLLHPHLRYTLEINSLAREILISANGVIEDTFFPKKYSMELSSVAYDKLWQFDLQGLPNDLINRGMAVEDSNAQHGLKLAIEDYPFANDGLLIWDAIKQWVTDYVNHYYPSPSIIESDQELQAWWTEVRTKGHSDKSEEPWWPNLKTQKDLVDIITTIAWIASAHHSATNFAQYAYGGYFPNRPTIARNNMPTEDPTKEEWEKFVNKPEQTLLECFPSQIQATLVMTILNILSYHSPDEEYLGQLIEPSWAENPTIKVAFEKFNGRLKEIEGIIDSRNANSNLKNRNGAGIVPYELMKPFSGPGITGKGVPYSISI, encoded by the exons ATGAAATCTTCTCTGCCTCTAATTAGTACAAAAGTGGTTTCTCCTTGCATTGTGATGACAACAACCAAATCTCATCATAATGTGAAAGCTTTAGTGACTATGAAGACATTATTATTAAAGAAACCACTAGATGTCCATTCATTATTCATCACTAACAATGCATCTTCCTCTTCCTATATATGGAGGAAATTAGACACCTATAGTTTCCACAAAAACAATAGTACTTATAATTTGTTCTTGAAATCTTCTCTGCCTCTAAGTAAGAAAGTTATTTCTCCTTGCATTGTGATGGCAACAACCAAATCTCATCATAATGTGAAAGCTTTAGTGAGTGTGAAGAAAAGTGATGATGGTCTCCTAAAGAATCTTGTTACTGGTATTGTTGGTAACAATCACTTGGTTTTGGAGCTGGTCAGCTCTGAACTTGATCCAA aAGCAGACTCAAAGGGAGAAACAATAAAAGGAAAAGCACAcgaaatagagaaaacaaagGACAATGTGCTATATGAAGCAACATTTGAGTTACCAACAAATTTCGGAAACGTGGGTGCTGTTTTGGTTGAAAATGAACACAATAAAGAGATATTTCTAAAGAACATAGTCCTTGATGGTTTCCCTGATGGACCTGTCCACCTTAATTGTCAATCATGGATTCAACCCAAGCATGATACTCATACAAAGAGAGTCTTCTTCACTAATAAG ATGTATTTGCCATCACAAACACCAAGTGGATTAAGAAAGCTGAGAGAAAATGAGTTAATAGAACTAAGAGGAAATGGTGAAGGAGAAAGAAAAAGTTCAGACAGAATCTATGACTATGATGTCTATAATGATCTTGGTGATCCTGACACCAACATTGCCCTCAAAAGACCTGTTCTTGGTGGCTCTAAACAATATCCTTATCCAAGACGCTGTCGCACTGGTCGAAAACATTCAAATACAG AATCATCATATGAAAAGCGAGAGTTGAGTAGTTTCTATGTTCCTCGCGATGAGGCTTTTGCTGAGATAAAGGAGACACAATTCGACACAACCACAGCATCCTCGGGAGTAAAAACAATTCTAGAATCCTTGGATACAATTCTAACTGACATAGATCTTGGATTTGTTAGCTTTGAAGACATAGACACACTTTACAAAGAAGGATTTCAATTACCATCATCCCTTGACTCCAATAATTTAACATTGCTCCAAAAAGTCATTCCCATGTTGATCAAGGTTGCTAATGACAGCCAAAACCTTTTGCGCTTCGATACACCAGAAGCACTTAAAA GAGACAAATTCTTTTGGCTATCAGATGAGGAATTTGCAAGGGAGACTTTGGCAGGGGCCAACCCAAATAGCATCCAATTAGTCAAG GAATGGCCTCTAAGAAGTAAACTAGAATCACAAATTTATGGTTCACCAGAATCAGCTATCACAAGAGAAGTCGTCGAGTCGCAGATAATTGGTTATACAACAGTTGAAGAG GTCATTcaagaaaagaaattatttatgttaGACTACCATGATTTGTATTTACCATATGTAAGCAAAGTGAGGGAATTGAAGAATACTACACTGTATGGATCAAGAACATTGTTCTTCCTCACAAAACAAGGCACATTAAAGCCACTAGTTATTGAGCTCACTAGACCAATTATTGGTGACAAACCACAATGGAAACAAATCTTCACACCTGCTGCTTCTGATTCTACCAATCTTTGGCTTTGGAGGCTTGCCAAAACACATGTTCTTGCCCATGATATTGGTTACCATGAACTTATAAACCATTG GTTAAGGACTCATTGTGTTGTAGAACCTTTTGTCATTGCCACAAATAGACAACTTAGCACCATGCATCCAATTTATAAATTACTTCATCCACATCTCAGATATACCTTGGAGATTAATTCACTAGCACGTGAGATTCTTATTAGTGCTAATGGTGTCATTGAAGACACGTTCTTTCCTAAAAAGTATTCAATGGAATTAAGCTCTGTGGCATATGATAAGCTTTGGCAATTTGATTTGCAGGGACTACCAAATGATCTTATCAATAG aggaatGGCTGTGGAAGATTCTAATGCACAACATGGCCTTAAGCTAGCAATTGAAGACTACCCTTTTGCCAATGATGGTCTTCTCATATGGGATGCTATTAAACAATGGGTGACAGATTATGTCAACCATTACTATCCAAGTCCAAGTATCATAGAATCTGATCAAGAGCTTCAAGCATGGTGGACAGAAGTTCGAACAAAGGGTCACAGCGACAAATCTGAAGAACCATGGTGGCCAAATCTCAAAACACAAAAAGATCTTGTTGATATCATCACAACTATAGCTTGGATAGCATCTGCTCACCATTCAGCTACAAACTTTGCACAATATGCATATGGAGGCTATTTTCCTAATAGACCAACAATTGCTAGAAACAATATGCCTACAGAAGACCCTACAAAGGAAGAATGGGAAAAATTTGTGAACAAACCTGAGCAAACACTTTTGGAGTGTTTTCCTTCTCAAATTCAAGCAACCTTAGTGATGACAATTTTGAACATATTGTCATATCATTCACCAGATGAAGAGTACTTAGGGCAACTCATTGAGCCATCATGGGCTGAGAATCCAACTATAAAGGTAGCCTTTGAAAAGTTTAATGGGAGATTGAAGGAAATTGAAGGTATTATAGATTCAAGGAATGCGAatagtaatttgaaaaataggAATGGAGCAGGGATAGTGCCTTATGAGCTAATGAAACCATTTTCAGGACCTGGAATCACTGGAAAGGGAGTTCCATATAGTATATCTATATAG